From the genome of Streptacidiphilus rugosus AM-16, one region includes:
- a CDS encoding AMP-binding protein: MSAVELDQHLSHRRGGTTPPLPEGTVGADLARTARAHPDHDAMVECASGRRWTYAEFDAAVDDLARGLLAAGIGPGDRVGIWSPNCAEWVLTQYAAARAGAILVNLNPAYRRHEIAYALQQSGTRLLVSATRVKASDYVALVDAVRAECPALERVVYIGTPDWDALVESGHEVPLDRLREREAALGADDAANIQYTSGTTGRPKGATLSHRNILGNGFQVAEVQGWTEQDRVCVPVPFYHCFGMVMANLGATSHGSCIVIPGQLFDPAEALDAVQAERCSVLYGVPTMFIAELAQLEAHPGRWDLSSLRTGVMAGSPCPVEVMKRVMAEMGMTDVTIAYGMTETSPVSTQTHPDDSLEHRVATVGRVHPHVEVKVVDPESGATVPTGTPGELCTRGYSVMLGYWEEPERTTEAVDAEGWMHTGDLAQMAEDGYLSIVGRIKDMVIRGGENVYPREVEEFLYSHPDIEDVQVIGVPDARYGEELMAWVKLRPGASDLTVEQLRAYCEGRLAHFKIPRYLHLVDGFPMTVTGKIRKVEMREESVRLLGLA, from the coding sequence ATGTCCGCTGTCGAGCTTGATCAGCATCTCTCCCACCGACGCGGTGGCACCACTCCGCCGCTGCCCGAGGGCACCGTCGGCGCCGACCTCGCCCGTACCGCACGCGCCCACCCCGACCACGATGCGATGGTCGAGTGCGCCTCCGGCCGGCGCTGGACGTACGCGGAGTTCGACGCCGCCGTCGACGACCTCGCCCGCGGCCTGCTCGCCGCCGGGATCGGCCCCGGCGACCGGGTCGGCATCTGGTCGCCCAACTGCGCCGAATGGGTGCTCACCCAGTACGCCGCCGCGCGCGCCGGTGCGATTCTGGTCAACCTCAACCCGGCGTACCGCCGTCACGAGATCGCTTACGCCCTGCAGCAGTCGGGGACCCGCCTCCTCGTCTCCGCCACCCGGGTCAAGGCGAGCGACTACGTCGCCCTGGTGGACGCGGTGCGCGCGGAGTGCCCGGCGCTCGAACGAGTGGTGTACATCGGCACCCCCGACTGGGACGCGCTCGTCGAGAGCGGTCACGAGGTCCCCCTCGACCGGCTGCGCGAGCGGGAGGCGGCGCTCGGCGCGGACGACGCCGCCAACATCCAGTACACCTCGGGGACGACCGGCCGCCCCAAGGGCGCGACGCTGTCGCACCGCAACATCCTGGGCAACGGCTTCCAGGTCGCCGAGGTGCAGGGCTGGACCGAACAGGACCGGGTCTGCGTTCCGGTGCCCTTCTACCACTGCTTCGGCATGGTGATGGCCAACCTGGGGGCGACCTCCCACGGTTCCTGCATCGTCATCCCCGGTCAGCTGTTCGACCCCGCCGAGGCGCTGGACGCCGTCCAGGCGGAGCGCTGCTCGGTGCTGTACGGCGTGCCGACCATGTTCATCGCCGAACTGGCCCAGCTGGAGGCGCATCCGGGCCGCTGGGATCTCTCCTCCCTGCGCACCGGTGTGATGGCCGGCTCCCCCTGCCCGGTCGAGGTGATGAAGCGGGTGATGGCCGAGATGGGCATGACCGACGTGACCATCGCCTACGGCATGACCGAGACCTCTCCGGTCTCCACGCAGACCCACCCCGACGACTCCCTGGAACACCGCGTCGCCACCGTGGGCAGGGTCCACCCGCACGTCGAGGTCAAGGTCGTCGATCCCGAGTCGGGCGCGACGGTGCCGACCGGCACGCCGGGCGAGCTCTGCACCCGCGGCTACTCGGTCATGCTCGGCTACTGGGAGGAGCCCGAGCGCACCACCGAGGCCGTCGACGCCGAGGGCTGGATGCACACCGGCGACCTGGCCCAGATGGCCGAGGACGGCTACCTGTCCATCGTGGGCCGGATCAAGGACATGGTCATCCGCGGCGGCGAGAACGTCTACCCGCGGGAGGTCGAGGAGTTCCTCTACAGCCACCCGGACATCGAGGACGTGCAGGTCATCGGCGTTCCCGACGCGCGCTACGGCGAGGAGCTGATGGCCTGGGTCAAGCTGCGCCCCGGCGCGTCCGACCTGACGGTCGAGCAACTGCGCGCCTACTGCGAGGGCCGGCTGGCCCACTTCAAGATCCCGCGCTACCTGCACCTGGTCGACGGCTTCCCGATGACGGTGACCGGGAAGATCCGCAAGGTGGAGATGCGCGAGGAGTCGGTCAGACTGCTCGGCCTCGCCTGA
- a CDS encoding GNAT family N-acetyltransferase has product MDPVTLETDRLVLRAFALADVDAVYEACQDEDIQFYTPVPVPYRRTDAEQLVVRKLPAQWAEDRDYTLGAFRKDNNALVGSYCLTLVSRGVWELGYWAVREQRGRGYSVEAARALCDWGWAALDVHRIEWWAMAGNTGSRAVAEKLGFTVEGTLRNRGIANDGQPHDWWVGGLLRP; this is encoded by the coding sequence ATGGACCCAGTGACACTCGAGACCGACCGTCTGGTGCTTCGGGCTTTCGCGCTCGCGGACGTGGACGCGGTGTACGAAGCCTGCCAGGACGAGGACATCCAGTTCTACACCCCCGTGCCGGTGCCGTACCGGCGCACGGACGCGGAGCAGCTCGTCGTCCGGAAGCTGCCCGCTCAGTGGGCCGAGGACAGGGACTACACCCTCGGCGCGTTCCGTAAGGACAACAACGCCCTGGTCGGCTCCTACTGCCTGACCCTCGTCAGCCGCGGCGTCTGGGAGCTCGGCTACTGGGCGGTCAGGGAGCAGCGCGGACGCGGCTACTCGGTGGAGGCCGCTCGGGCCCTGTGCGACTGGGGCTGGGCAGCGCTCGACGTGCACCGCATCGAGTGGTGGGCCATGGCCGGAAACACCGGCTCACGTGCGGTCGCCGAGAAGCTCGGCTTCACCGTCGAAGGGACACTCCGCAACCGCGGCATCGCCAACGACGGCCAGCCGCACGACTGGTGGGTGGGCGGACTGCTGAGGCCGTGA